In Shewanella sp. GD04112, the following proteins share a genomic window:
- a CDS encoding zinc ribbon domain-containing protein: MALVKCKECGEQVSTKAKSCPKCGAKPPKKTSFLTWAVLAFIVITVYGAYQQESNMTPEQKAARAEKREVEKAEEAKRDAEKKAAQDEKYKEYAWIEKGKDAVLARLKDPKSAEFKDVYFFRGADNVPMTCGQVNSKNSFGGFVGFQHFVSGGSPDMTFLQNEVDDFASVWNKFCTK, translated from the coding sequence GTGGCACTCGTAAAATGTAAAGAATGTGGAGAGCAGGTAAGCACAAAGGCGAAGTCATGTCCTAAGTGTGGAGCTAAGCCACCGAAGAAAACGTCTTTCCTTACATGGGCTGTATTAGCCTTTATCGTCATTACTGTTTATGGCGCATATCAGCAGGAGTCGAATATGACTCCTGAGCAAAAGGCTGCGAGAGCAGAGAAGCGAGAAGTCGAAAAAGCAGAAGAAGCGAAGAGAGATGCTGAGAAGAAAGCAGCTCAAGATGAAAAGTACAAAGAGTACGCTTGGATTGAAAAAGGAAAGGATGCTGTACTTGCCAGGCTCAAAGATCCAAAATCGGCAGAATTCAAGGACGTATATTTCTTTCGTGGTGCAGACAATGTTCCAATGACCTGCGGCCAAGTTAATTCTAAAAACTCATTTGGCGGCTTTGTTGGGTTTCAGCATTTCGTTTCGGGCGGTTCACCAGATATGACCTTCTTGCAAAATGAAGTCGATGATTTCGCATCAGTGTGGAACAAGTTCTGCACCAAATGA
- a CDS encoding RNA-guided endonuclease TnpB family protein — protein MYIAKSKQPLDIRWSRELPSEPTTVTISKDSAGRYFVSMLCRFEPKPLPVTKKTTGIDLGLTDLVITADGFKSGNPRHTAKYEKKLAQAQRRLSKKKKGTANFHKARIKVARIQAKIADCRRDFTHKLTTTLINENQVISCESLSVKNMVKNPRLAKAIGDANWGEMVRQLEYKAEWRGRTLVQIDKWYPSSKRCNCCGHVVDSLPLHIRHWTCPACEARLDRDTNAAINIKAAGQAVLACGA, from the coding sequence ATCTACATTGCCAAGTCCAAACAGCCGCTTGATATTCGCTGGTCGCGTGAACTTCCTAGCGAACCAACTACCGTCACTATCTCGAAAGACAGTGCAGGCCGCTACTTCGTGTCTATGCTTTGCCGCTTCGAGCCTAAACCACTGCCTGTTACCAAAAAGACAACGGGTATTGATTTGGGTTTGACCGACCTTGTGATTACCGCTGACGGGTTTAAATCTGGCAATCCCCGCCATACTGCAAAGTACGAGAAGAAATTGGCTCAGGCGCAACGCCGCCTTTCCAAGAAGAAGAAAGGAACTGCCAACTTCCACAAAGCCAGAATCAAAGTTGCTCGCATTCAGGCGAAGATTGCCGACTGCCGCCGCGACTTTACCCACAAACTCACCACTACGTTGATAAACGAAAACCAAGTGATTAGCTGTGAGAGTTTGAGCGTTAAAAACATGGTCAAGAATCCGCGACTTGCTAAGGCCATTGGTGACGCCAATTGGGGCGAAATGGTTAGGCAGCTTGAGTACAAAGCAGAATGGCGCGGCAGAACACTTGTCCAGATTGACAAGTGGTATCCGTCTAGTAAGCGTTGTAATTGCTGTGGTCACGTAGTTGATTCTCTACCGTTACATATAAGGCATTGGACTTGTCCAGCGTGTGAAGCGCGCTTAGACCGTGATACCAATGCCGCTATTAATATCAAAGCCGCTGGGCAAGCGGTGTTAGCTTGTGGAGCGTAA
- a CDS encoding RNA-guided endonuclease TnpB family protein has product MNKKIHTKTLKVRVRDKHVKTLNAWAFAVNQVWNYCNELSHRAIKERQKWLSGYDLQDYTKGANKELGLNSATIQMIGHEYVTRRKQFKKAKLNWRKSRGAKRSLGWIPVRSDCISFKNGQIYHNRHYFKVWDSYSLSQYQFKSGSFNEDAQGRWYFNAVVEVKPEQSSGTASVGIDLGCKEAATDSNGHKVVGRQYRKLEQQLGIAQRANKKTRVKAIHAKICNRRKDDLHQYSRQLVDSNAAIFVGNVNSLGLTKTKLAKSVLDAGWGILKTMLEYKCAHAGVVFEVVNERYTTQICSCCGEIPASSPKGRAGLRIREWSCGSCGATHDRDVNAAKNILAAGHGRLAVGIPHYSQLV; this is encoded by the coding sequence ATGAACAAAAAAATCCACACTAAAACACTTAAAGTTAGAGTCCGTGATAAGCATGTCAAAACGCTTAATGCATGGGCTTTTGCCGTTAATCAAGTGTGGAATTATTGCAATGAACTATCTCACCGCGCCATTAAGGAACGCCAAAAATGGCTTTCAGGTTATGATTTACAAGATTACACCAAGGGTGCCAACAAAGAGCTTGGGCTTAATTCTGCCACCATCCAAATGATTGGACACGAGTACGTGACGCGCAGAAAGCAGTTTAAAAAAGCCAAGTTGAACTGGCGTAAGTCTCGTGGAGCAAAGCGATCACTCGGTTGGATTCCTGTTCGTAGCGATTGCATCAGCTTTAAGAATGGGCAGATCTATCATAATCGTCACTATTTCAAGGTATGGGACAGTTATAGCCTCTCTCAATACCAATTCAAATCAGGATCATTCAACGAAGACGCCCAAGGCCGCTGGTACTTTAACGCTGTGGTCGAAGTAAAGCCAGAGCAAAGCTCAGGGACAGCCAGTGTCGGCATAGACCTTGGTTGTAAAGAGGCCGCGACGGATAGTAACGGTCATAAGGTAGTAGGTCGGCAATATCGCAAACTCGAACAGCAATTAGGTATTGCGCAACGGGCTAACAAAAAAACTCGAGTCAAGGCGATTCACGCCAAAATCTGCAATCGTAGAAAAGATGATTTGCACCAATACAGTCGCCAGCTCGTCGATAGCAACGCGGCGATCTTCGTTGGTAACGTCAATTCCCTAGGTTTAACAAAAACCAAACTGGCCAAATCCGTTTTAGATGCTGGATGGGGAATACTCAAAACAATGCTGGAATATAAATGCGCTCACGCAGGCGTTGTTTTTGAAGTGGTCAACGAACGTTACACAACCCAAATCTGTTCGTGCTGTGGGGAGATCCCCGCCAGCAGTCCGAAAGGTAGAGCAGGTTTGCGAATAAGAGAATGGTCTTGTGGCAGTTGTGGTGCTACGCATGATAGAGATGTCAATGCAGCCAAGAACATTCTTGCGGCCGGGCATGGCCGTCTAGCGGTAGGAATCCCCCACTATAGTCAGCTTGTCTGA
- the tnpA gene encoding IS200/IS605 family transposase: MKSHYHCIYDIKFHLVLVTKYRHKCFTDEMLDELEAIFQAQCEHWSVQLLQFGGEADHVHLMLELNPTIEPAKFINSLKTVSSRLIRKKYADHLKPFYWKPVLWSRAYCLLTAGGAPLEILKQYIQNQDRPT, from the coding sequence ATGAAATCCCATTATCACTGCATTTACGACATAAAGTTTCATTTGGTGTTAGTTACTAAATATCGGCATAAATGCTTCACCGATGAAATGCTTGATGAGCTAGAGGCAATTTTTCAAGCTCAGTGTGAGCATTGGAGCGTCCAACTATTGCAGTTTGGCGGGGAGGCAGACCACGTTCATTTAATGTTGGAGCTAAATCCCACCATCGAACCCGCTAAATTCATAAATAGCCTCAAAACAGTATCGAGTAGGCTGATTCGTAAAAAGTATGCCGACCACTTGAAGCCATTTTACTGGAAGCCCGTGTTGTGGAGTCGTGCATACTGCCTGTTAACGGCAGGCGGTGCGCCTTTGGAGATCTTAAAGCAATATATCCAAAACCAAGATAGGCCAACCTAA
- a CDS encoding HNH endonuclease, which produces MTRLSSLALLMLSLSITNGLAAADLKYHREDYPHWSDLDGNGLNTRHDLLATQSTVKPSFSRDGKTVTRGRWVSPWTGQIYLDPFALDVDHTVPLGYAHARGGKYWDRYQREMFANDVRDLQVVEKGLNKEKGSAGITEWLPPTNQCQYILRFYRIMKTYHLKYFTKEEPRALALVAQCQRGETWSNLLESNTFHQVKFDTEY; this is translated from the coding sequence ATGACCAGGCTGAGTTCACTCGCATTACTTATGCTTTCCTTGTCCATTACTAACGGTTTGGCTGCGGCCGACCTGAAGTATCACCGTGAAGATTACCCGCATTGGAGTGATTTGGATGGCAATGGTCTCAATACGCGCCACGACTTACTCGCTACACAATCCACGGTTAAACCAAGTTTTAGCCGTGATGGTAAAACCGTGACTCGGGGAAGATGGGTGTCACCTTGGACGGGGCAAATCTATCTCGATCCCTTTGCGCTCGATGTGGATCACACTGTACCGCTTGGCTATGCCCATGCCCGAGGCGGTAAATATTGGGATCGCTATCAGCGTGAGATGTTCGCAAACGATGTGAGGGATCTGCAGGTAGTCGAAAAGGGATTGAATAAAGAAAAAGGATCTGCGGGGATCACCGAGTGGTTACCGCCCACCAATCAGTGTCAGTATATCTTGCGATTTTACCGGATCATGAAAACGTATCATCTAAAATATTTCACTAAAGAAGAACCACGGGCGCTGGCGCTGGTAGCTCAGTGTCAAAGGGGGGAAACGTGGTCAAACTTGTTGGAGAGTAATACTTTTCACCAAGTTAAGTTTGATACTGAGTATTAA
- a CDS encoding lytic transglycosylase domain-containing protein, translating to MSTIADLNDTYLSNGYRVPQQELEFCIAKAARPIDPDLLLAVLVAEGGRRGAIVQNKNGSFDLGVGQINTIQYTETWFKSRYPDWRQVAQDTCTGVAAAADVLLRRMSELNVGQSVWEAVGHYNSKTATVKIQYLQNVMQIYTRLSQNKGTEYRPWMTITHKQKHFFTWSNRESER from the coding sequence ATGTCAACTATTGCAGATTTGAACGACACTTACTTAAGTAATGGCTATCGAGTACCCCAGCAGGAACTTGAGTTTTGTATTGCTAAAGCTGCTCGGCCTATCGACCCAGACTTATTACTCGCGGTACTGGTTGCTGAGGGCGGCAGACGTGGGGCGATTGTTCAGAATAAGAATGGTTCGTTTGATCTGGGCGTTGGTCAAATCAACACGATTCAGTATACGGAGACATGGTTTAAGTCGCGCTACCCTGATTGGCGTCAAGTGGCCCAGGATACGTGTACTGGCGTTGCTGCTGCCGCTGACGTATTGCTGCGCCGTATGTCAGAATTGAACGTAGGTCAGTCGGTGTGGGAGGCGGTTGGTCATTACAACTCTAAAACTGCCACGGTAAAAATCCAATACTTACAGAATGTAATGCAGATTTATACCAGACTTTCACAGAACAAGGGGACTGAATATCGTCCTTGGATGACCATTACCCACAAGCAAAAGCACTTCTTTACTTGGAGTAATAGAGAATCAGAGCGCTAA
- a CDS encoding PAS domain-containing methyl-accepting chemotaxis protein, which produces MFNKKIKQENERLSTALSEATSVIAAIRGSVAFIQFSPDGHIQDANDLFLHTVGYSLSEIVGKHHSIFCDPKYSASYEYKNFWSELASGKAKHGSFNRKTKRGKSIWLEATYFPVHSGVGKVSSVIKIASDVTEQTLKLTDQNAIYHALDKAMTIIEFTPGGEIVNANKNFLQAMGYQLSEIVGRHHKMFCDDSFYRENPEFWKDLAVGKLSSGKFKRYDARGNDIWFEASYNPVKDNDGKVIKVIKFATAITDRVMQAMRAKQAAQVAHETALQTFNIAEQGKSHIESSLDLASEISETVLTTNQVIQRLSDQAKEISSMVNIIRSVAEQTNLLALNAAIEAARAGEAGRGFAVVADEVRSLASRTSSATDEISSVVARNLEVTSQVMQAINAIDGLSGQNGEKIALLSSIILDIEKGAQEVVQSVSAIH; this is translated from the coding sequence ATGTTCAACAAAAAAATCAAACAGGAAAACGAAAGACTGAGTACAGCTTTGTCAGAGGCTACCTCGGTGATTGCCGCAATCAGAGGCAGTGTTGCATTTATACAATTCTCCCCTGATGGTCATATTCAGGATGCAAACGATTTATTTCTGCACACTGTTGGGTATTCACTATCGGAAATTGTTGGCAAGCATCATTCAATTTTTTGTGATCCCAAATATTCCGCAAGCTATGAGTACAAGAACTTTTGGTCTGAGCTTGCCTCAGGCAAAGCGAAGCATGGCTCATTCAACAGAAAAACAAAGCGTGGAAAATCTATTTGGTTAGAGGCGACTTATTTTCCCGTGCATAGTGGTGTAGGGAAAGTATCAAGCGTGATCAAAATTGCCTCAGACGTAACTGAGCAGACATTAAAGTTAACGGACCAAAACGCGATATATCACGCACTAGATAAAGCTATGACTATTATTGAATTCACTCCCGGTGGTGAGATCGTTAATGCAAATAAAAACTTCCTTCAAGCTATGGGATATCAACTATCGGAGATCGTAGGCAGACACCATAAGATGTTTTGTGATGACAGTTTTTATAGAGAAAATCCAGAGTTCTGGAAAGACCTGGCTGTGGGTAAACTCAGCTCTGGTAAGTTTAAGAGATATGATGCCAGAGGTAATGATATATGGTTTGAGGCGAGTTATAACCCTGTAAAAGATAATGACGGCAAAGTCATCAAAGTTATCAAATTTGCGACTGCAATTACAGATCGTGTTATGCAGGCAATGAGGGCAAAACAAGCTGCCCAGGTTGCTCACGAAACAGCGCTTCAAACCTTTAATATCGCTGAACAAGGGAAGAGTCATATTGAATCCTCTTTAGATTTAGCAAGCGAGATATCCGAAACAGTTTTAACTACTAATCAAGTTATTCAACGATTAAGTGACCAAGCAAAAGAAATCTCTAGTATGGTCAATATCATTCGTAGCGTAGCAGAGCAGACCAACTTGCTTGCTCTAAATGCAGCTATCGAAGCAGCTCGTGCTGGCGAGGCTGGACGTGGATTTGCTGTTGTCGCAGATGAAGTCCGATCGCTGGCTTCAAGAACAAGCTCAGCGACTGATGAGATATCAAGTGTTGTTGCAAGAAATCTGGAAGTAACTAGTCAGGTTATGCAAGCCATTAATGCTATCGATGGGCTCAGCGGTCAAAATGGTGAGAAAATTGCTCTCCTTTCCAGCATAATTTTGGATATAGAAAAAGGTGCACAAGAGGTTGTACAGTCTGTGTCTGCGATCCATTGA
- a CDS encoding TIGR02391 family protein: MERIEPFNAQTLEAACRVLADTERGLTGPELGYLIQDCNIHDISPTMTKWKRLFNSLVDAQNTYQVGNHLIMFINRALNPVNYARDKEKFEWRRSELNVVLSFSGFHVREDGKTIRIAKETTLKGAREKAGALRVKLEDRGAHAEVFKYCRAELLDENYFHAVLEAIKGIAQRIRDMSLLTTDGAELVNSAFSVKNPVLKINSLTTETEISEQKGFSNMLVGLFGAVRNPVAHAPKKYWVMSEQDALDILSTASFIHRKLDIAVKA, encoded by the coding sequence ATGGAACGAATTGAACCATTCAATGCACAAACTCTAGAGGCGGCTTGCCGAGTGCTTGCTGACACTGAAAGAGGCTTAACGGGTCCAGAGTTAGGATATTTAATTCAGGATTGCAACATCCATGATATCAGCCCAACGATGACCAAATGGAAGAGGTTATTTAACTCTTTAGTCGATGCTCAAAATACATATCAAGTTGGCAATCATCTAATTATGTTTATTAATCGTGCATTGAATCCTGTTAACTATGCTCGAGATAAGGAAAAATTTGAATGGCGTCGGTCTGAGCTGAACGTGGTTCTATCTTTCTCAGGTTTTCACGTCCGAGAGGATGGAAAAACTATCCGAATAGCCAAAGAGACGACCCTTAAAGGGGCAAGAGAGAAAGCTGGAGCGCTTAGAGTAAAGCTTGAAGATAGAGGTGCTCACGCAGAAGTGTTTAAGTATTGTCGTGCTGAATTACTCGATGAAAACTACTTTCATGCAGTTCTAGAAGCCATAAAAGGTATAGCGCAAAGAATTCGTGATATGTCCCTATTAACAACAGATGGTGCTGAACTCGTAAATTCAGCATTTTCTGTTAAAAATCCGGTACTAAAAATCAACTCATTAACTACAGAAACAGAAATAAGTGAACAGAAAGGCTTTAGCAATATGCTTGTCGGACTGTTTGGGGCAGTACGCAATCCGGTTGCTCATGCGCCTAAAAAATATTGGGTAATGAGCGAACAAGATGCTTTAGATATTTTGTCCACTGCTTCTTTCATACATAGGAAATTGGATATTGCTGTAAAAGCATAA
- a CDS encoding S24 family peptidase, with protein sequence MNVIIGLASAGIHGFESPAAGYQEKALSLNNLIVSHPSATVFAEVTDDAMTGLGLFTGDLLVVDKSLTATRGDVVLALVDGETVCRQLDHDHHKLHANTNAHYSEISVTDGIEIQGVAICAVRFHRRKRDPLVLKSLDDLLVESTFVGRARGDSMTGVGIHSGDILIVSRQLTAGSGDVIIAMYENEFVCKVLDLTNSRLLSANDDFEPVLIKPDDRFWCEGVVPASIRLLKQPSLLL encoded by the coding sequence ATGAACGTCATCATTGGTTTGGCATCGGCAGGCATACACGGCTTTGAGAGCCCCGCCGCTGGATACCAAGAGAAGGCGCTAAGCCTCAATAATCTTATTGTCTCACACCCATCAGCAACGGTATTTGCAGAGGTTACCGACGATGCTATGACGGGTCTTGGGCTATTTACCGGAGATCTACTTGTCGTTGATAAGTCATTGACTGCGACGCGGGGAGATGTCGTTTTGGCGCTGGTGGACGGCGAAACCGTTTGTCGGCAGCTAGACCATGACCATCATAAACTTCATGCCAATACCAATGCTCATTATTCCGAAATATCAGTCACAGACGGGATAGAGATTCAGGGCGTGGCCATTTGTGCCGTGCGCTTTCATCGACGAAAGCGCGATCCTCTAGTGTTGAAAAGCCTTGATGACCTTCTGGTTGAATCGACGTTTGTGGGCCGTGCAAGAGGTGACTCGATGACGGGGGTGGGCATTCACTCCGGTGACATCCTGATAGTGTCACGTCAACTCACCGCAGGTTCAGGCGATGTCATTATTGCCATGTACGAAAACGAATTTGTCTGTAAAGTCCTCGATCTCACCAATAGCAGGCTGTTATCGGCTAACGACGATTTTGAGCCGGTGTTAATCAAGCCGGATGATAGATTTTGGTGTGAGGGTGTTGTGCCAGCATCAATTAGGCTACTAAAACAGCCGAGTTTATTGCTATGA
- a CDS encoding recombinase RecT: MKASQYIQLAIANNRQVTVPEINIEKMHIQYVIDESGFDLPRDQLEAYMLSVYAATGLSWSPGENLLYLALNDEGQIETKLTYIGGLDLALQSGEIQAYQAWAIREGDSIRVFNDRMPLVSLVGLSPKRGELRGGIASALLPSGEYVSFEIDQIELESVAENGSEVWQSIYVDEMVKKQALWRLLNHVAITAFDGFYNTLTAHCEALRPIRKIEAPTKKTKFMAAGVVETSACRFDALFD; the protein is encoded by the coding sequence ATGAAAGCGAGTCAGTACATACAGTTAGCTATAGCCAACAATCGGCAAGTGACCGTTCCTGAGATAAACATCGAAAAAATGCATATTCAGTATGTTATCGATGAATCGGGTTTTGACCTTCCCAGAGACCAGTTAGAAGCCTACATGCTCAGTGTTTACGCTGCGACAGGCTTGTCATGGAGCCCAGGTGAAAATCTGCTGTATTTGGCGCTGAATGACGAAGGTCAGATTGAAACCAAACTGACCTATATCGGCGGTCTGGATTTAGCGCTGCAATCGGGTGAAATTCAAGCATATCAGGCATGGGCCATTCGAGAAGGGGACTCTATTCGAGTTTTTAACGACAGAATGCCACTGGTCAGCTTGGTTGGCTTATCACCTAAACGTGGCGAATTGCGTGGCGGTATTGCTTCAGCGCTATTGCCATCAGGCGAATACGTGTCCTTTGAGATTGACCAAATTGAACTGGAATCTGTAGCTGAGAACGGCTCAGAGGTTTGGCAATCAATCTACGTCGATGAAATGGTAAAGAAGCAAGCGCTTTGGCGCCTATTAAACCATGTCGCGATCACTGCATTTGACGGCTTTTATAACACCCTTACGGCGCATTGTGAGGCGTTAAGGCCAATCCGCAAAATTGAAGCACCGACCAAGAAAACAAAGTTTATGGCTGCTGGCGTGGTAGAAACATCAGCATGTCGTTTCGATGCACTATTTGACTAA
- a CDS encoding Y-family DNA polymerase yields MVSNNDGMIVTLSPEAAALGLKKFTPYFQVAEFCRANGVVICSSNYALYSTISTQFMRVASRECYSYFPYSIDEIFAEFGNDTPQNLSKLGRKLRHDVWREVRLPIGVGLGDSLTLAKAANHAAKRLGYRGVCVIKAHNREAILGAMLTTDVWGVGKRIGQRLSSMGIHTALQLAQMKTKTARKMFGVNIERTVFELNGTKAFSWDDMPVNKRQIFSTRSVGQRITTIAGLKEALSFHACEAARKLRGQKSVARCLVFFAQTSAYDKHGVSGFSRTIHLPAPTSDSMIISQQITSAVESCYAAVPYYRVGVGLLDIEPGLQLDMFNDNLGKPALMSVMDRLNEQMGKGAVFVVANGIEKNWQMRREFLSPSYLTNWNDIPNIKC; encoded by the coding sequence GTGGTCTCGAACAATGACGGGATGATCGTGACGTTAAGCCCAGAAGCGGCCGCGTTGGGACTTAAAAAATTCACGCCTTACTTTCAAGTGGCCGAGTTCTGTCGGGCGAATGGGGTGGTCATTTGCTCGAGCAATTATGCGTTGTATTCAACAATCAGCACCCAGTTCATGAGGGTCGCGTCGAGAGAGTGCTATTCGTATTTTCCCTATTCTATTGACGAAATTTTTGCTGAATTTGGCAACGACACACCACAAAACCTATCAAAATTAGGCCGTAAGCTAAGGCATGATGTGTGGCGCGAGGTTAGATTGCCTATCGGTGTCGGGCTAGGGGATTCCTTGACGCTGGCGAAGGCCGCAAATCATGCTGCGAAGCGCTTAGGCTATCGCGGTGTTTGCGTGATTAAAGCGCATAATCGCGAAGCCATCTTAGGGGCGATGTTGACTACCGATGTGTGGGGGGTGGGTAAACGAATTGGTCAGCGGCTAAGTTCGATGGGGATTCACACGGCGCTGCAGTTGGCCCAGATGAAGACTAAGACCGCGAGGAAAATGTTTGGCGTTAACATCGAAAGAACGGTTTTCGAGCTGAATGGGACAAAGGCGTTTAGCTGGGACGATATGCCCGTTAATAAGCGACAGATATTCTCTACACGCTCGGTTGGCCAGCGAATAACGACGATAGCAGGGTTAAAGGAGGCGTTGTCATTCCATGCGTGTGAAGCGGCTCGAAAGCTAAGGGGTCAAAAATCGGTAGCACGTTGCTTGGTATTTTTTGCTCAAACATCCGCGTATGACAAGCATGGTGTTAGTGGTTTCAGTCGGACAATTCATTTACCAGCTCCCACCAGTGACAGCATGATCATCAGTCAGCAAATTACCTCTGCGGTTGAGTCATGTTATGCCGCAGTGCCGTACTATCGCGTTGGGGTAGGGCTATTAGATATAGAACCAGGCTTGCAGCTCGATATGTTCAACGACAACCTGGGAAAACCAGCGTTGATGTCAGTCATGGACAGATTAAACGAGCAAATGGGCAAAGGTGCCGTGTTCGTCGTCGCCAATGGCATTGAGAAAAATTGGCAGATGCGCCGTGAGTTTTTGAGCCCGTCCTATCTAACCAACTGGAATGACATCCCTAATATCAAGTGTTAG
- a CDS encoding recombinase RecT — MSTRYTSADAAHYVQHLCVEFNTAYPNNNFPYSELNILFAQLQRLLMLNPSQIGWVNIHSVFDVMTELTQAQISLNPNRKQASILLGAYYDSGWLGVQLCWTYRGYRDAAAKAGIIRSARPVIVYEADDFQWIDSFTPPRHQYDPFSKNRGNIRGAYCVAELAGGGVCVTHFTFDDLMTTFEHRQVATRAWNEFFVGMILAKTVRLSEKAWSEAA, encoded by the coding sequence ATGAGTACCAGATACACCTCGGCAGATGCCGCACACTACGTTCAACATCTCTGTGTCGAATTTAATACTGCATACCCTAATAACAATTTTCCGTACTCGGAGCTAAACATTTTATTTGCTCAGTTGCAGCGCCTGTTAATGCTCAATCCATCCCAAATTGGCTGGGTAAATATTCATAGCGTTTTTGATGTCATGACTGAGTTGACACAAGCACAAATCAGCCTCAATCCGAACCGCAAGCAGGCATCTATTCTGTTAGGGGCTTACTACGATAGTGGTTGGTTAGGGGTGCAACTGTGCTGGACATACCGTGGTTACCGTGACGCGGCGGCAAAGGCGGGGATCATCCGTTCTGCACGACCTGTGATTGTGTATGAAGCCGATGATTTTCAGTGGATTGACTCTTTTACTCCACCTCGCCACCAATATGACCCATTTAGCAAGAATCGTGGAAATATCCGCGGTGCCTATTGTGTAGCAGAGCTCGCTGGTGGCGGTGTGTGCGTAACACATTTCACCTTTGATGATCTCATGACGACCTTTGAACATCGTCAGGTGGCCACAAGAGCTTGGAATGAATTTTTTGTAGGGATGATCTTAGCTAAAACAGTGAGACTTTCCGAAAAAGCATGGTCAGAAGCGGCTTAA